The Macrobrachium nipponense isolate FS-2020 chromosome 16, ASM1510439v2, whole genome shotgun sequence DNA window aataaaatagttttggtttattaatacacaaaaaagaaatatacattcataataatcattatttataaacattgtctttatagaaatacgaaggaaaactttgaacgcccgtatctcaaaactatacttattgaccttcaaaatctatcttctcacttagttttaaagctataacattggaatttggtatataactcagaaagacattatagaacaatcaaatagagcccttttttccaatttttgtttcgtattttttttttattaatttttcatccctgatttatagggtttatttttttaccatattgaaaaattcatagctagcaaaaaaatgacttttagaaaaaaaaactctccattcgattggaggtctacatcaggtctatatatggtagtaatcccaggtcttaatattaaatatcaagggaggagatagaatttgaaaaatggttattttcggggataaatcgccctggcgtcacaaaacctaaggtcagaggcgaaaatcatatacGGTTTGGAGatatcccaagtcaccttattaagtggtatgaatatcaaagtcctgtccttaaaaaagggcattagccggccggcccctttataggcaggagatgcaacgaaagaacccactatgtaactaatttctatatcaACTGGGTTTTTCtcgaaaatttttcatatccatgacctgatacttctaaatgtccgtttaccaatatcataagctgatttattgactctaattgtctaagaggttcagaaaaaattaattcattttgattgtTATAGAAatactatttgcttattttgttaattgattttaaaacgattgcaagtccttaactaaagttgcattgcacacacggataagaataggttatggctatgtcatGTCCATCGTGACCCATGAACCGACATGTGAagtcatgagctaagcattcctctctccagtcaacctgctttgcaagcgagagacgacacacacagatgatgAATGGGCAAACGCGCCATgcaccttctagactgatgacctcATCACCTGGCCGGacattgctctcagccagctcaTGCGTTacattacttgctgtaataaatacgactttagttctttcaaatgatatttttttgttttaatactccatccACATGGtaagaatgtttgaaaaaaacgactaaaattgaacaatatattagtttcatgttggaaatatgcatgattgtatataaatgtaattatgttaaattagatattccttattcaaactaatgaaaagggtttccatacaaattttatatatactatttgccctatATAAGATTATTcgctagatatacattttcacttctagacttcctgactttaaaatctcttttaatttattttattttatttatttatttatttttttttttcattgactacgaatataaatcaccgggacagacaatatgtcagtaggttttgatatgtgtttgaacttttagcgttaagtttgagttcaaatctttacgcatatatatttggatatctaattaacctatggttacgtttttgcttattgattttatcgtgattcctttttgttataatttgtaacccttccgacttcttacggagtgtattatatcgactccacttgtatccatatttattttattttattttttatttatttatttatatatatttgataaattaattgttggcttgaatatgtggaaaagtgttctagcggcgtactgtataaggctacttgcggtatcaattctatagatactaagataatgaatgataaaggtatttaaaaaccgcgagaaccactataatccagttcggatccaatatcacgagttgtaactcgtaagacatgacacttttttatttatccgtttctACCAAACCTATtaactctgggtgataaaatataatattgttttcttaatggaacggaattcacacaacgcgttaggagattattattgattttacaccacccgagtcagattattattatgcgttgaatttccatgtttactgatttagcatcATAATATTCCGAGCGCACTCAATtgtcggtgtttgtttttagtgctattaattctatataacgtgtcaaggaaactattaacactagaagtgtttatttcctctgtcagactcgtaattctgttaataattctacgtatattctttcaaggattgatttggcacaggataggtcccctaaaactgacaggtgtcttagtgtatcccttgttttcatgacacgttgttacaattagttatgtgctttttatatctgtaagcattgtaggccagtaaaacagtgattaactgtctctttttgtttaaaacggattttaatatgtttgaaggtttatagaattttcctttgataaacacgccttatttggcgggacgtaagataatgttttttttaactatagaggtatctgtaagcgctcgcttatccggacttctcattagggaagttcgaaaaacagacggtgagtccgtaaatacaggatattacgtgggctaaaggcataaaaacaagatattctaatttttacggtgtgtacagtcgggcttaatccaccactacttataataacttatgtattaaaaaaacgagaacttgctctgattacttgatacggttgtgtgatgcataggaaaattcctttttaatttttccaacatcgctctccctctccgctgaagtcgcttatgtggaatgtgctatgctttgaacacttcggcagatttgactgaccctgaccgtctgactagatgacacagtaaccgagtttgcttaagcacgatttgtttgattctgatatttagggctactgtttaccatcggcaacgtattgtgtgtttttagcattctgttgttggttacgtatagagcaacgaacgtatgaatgatgaactattaggaattgagcgattactattaagacaagttatctctactgcattcaatattaactgtttgtacttgctgttgtttacttcattctttgctaaaatttgaaatagctGACAAAAATGgcatcctggtcagcgcatttagcgtaatgaaagttttttatagacatgttattccttgcaatccagccatattttaaaagttaagttgagtcatagggattcgattttttacgcataactaaaagctgaaactgcgatcgggactttgcaaaggagcttttattgtttgacccaaaatagtgttacctctaatttatccagatttgtacgggtgttccacttgtttttgtgtgttttctaatcactacggtgcctaacgaccctatccatgcatctgtataaatacagacgtcctctgcgtaaacacatattcactgtttaatatgatttgttacgtaaaggattaataatcacccaaaatgataaaattaacacagtatatgattatgatatttcaggagaacttctggaaacagaaactcaaagataaaaactcgcagtagcgacatcccaatgatgtagataatttctgtaaaaaagtaagattaagaatgtctcgtaacttcagccacaggaataacgaaatttgacctgcaaaggaaacgctcaaagttactccaaatgaataaaaagattgtacttagcttgcttttgtgggaagtcacagtgttccgataacgacacacggccttggccctccttctgtttagcggatgacctggtttagcttgagtttcccccgtgcgcgtcgtttggatgattcgagtccttgacgatccgatgctgaagactcgttcggtttgtttcttgaagtgccggaaacgctcactaaacgatgatactaagttgcttgaagaatatcttgctttcgtcgtcgttgacttctgatatgatacattattcgttattcttcagaagacgttggagagttcttgttgttttctgaagtcgctcactaaacaaatgatactaagttgcttgaagaatctgttgctttcgtcgtcgttgacttctgatgatacattattcgttattcttcggaagacgttgaagagttcttgttgttttctgaagtcgctcagtAAACGATGATagtaggttgcttgaagaatctcttgctttcgtcgtcgttgacttctgatatgatacattattcattattctggtttttcttcggaagacgttgtagtagtctgccaccaatattagggctgttgccttgtataataaggcgccctatgaggtaatgttagacttgcgataatcttacgctaggtcggttggttatgcacttccatactcattggagtgtcttggggtttgtagatcacttacaaagtcggtattatcttctttggttatgacgacgatgtgttaaactcatgatgattcggcaatgatgtgaggttctagtagaaagcacaaagtataaaaaaatacttatattctctgagattacatgatgaagttcagaggaaatttgtacaggtcttctaatgacgatggcttgatcgcttctgccaacgatgatggctaattccactctgttccgactaccatctcggttacaagtcataaaggaagcagacagtagctcgaacatatgaacatacatacaaatcagacacactacagatcacgtaggccgtttgaattataggtcgcggtagttgtctcaaacaaggagcttggactaatgtttcaaaacaaatgaatgaccacaggtgacggcacgtcaccttagcctactttattgtatatgtcatcttagcgtctctagtctgatcacattcctgcaagcaatctggttgacctctttagttttagtcttttatatatatggaataacattccatatttttattatgtaatcacttacatatgtatgtatattcctgAGCAAtactagctttcattttcttactgTAAGCGAGTTATGAGGTAGTATATCGTATCCCTATTGAAAACAGGTGCTGTTTCATCAATTGGTATCACACCTGCTAGGGAAATAACTATCCCTCAGACGAAAAATATTAGATGGACCATGATAGAAAAGggatttatctaaaaaaaaatccagattttattttataaatctaATTTGTATTATGAATTTTCACTCCTATTACCCAGGTCTTATTTTCATCTGTCACTTCGATTTGCCTCCTTTGCATAGTTTATTAGTCAAGCACAAATTTggttaactattttttttccagttacaGATGGTACAACATGGACCAAGATAATGCATACCTTCTGCATAATGAACTTATCACAGCATGCTATTTTTCCCGGAACTCATAAAGTGCAAGCGTCATTATACGTCAGTAATTAGATACTGCATCATCACTTACGAAGATTGCCTTCCAGCCAAATTACATCCAATTACTATCAATTAGTAATGCTCTGGGGGAAAACAACTTTATTCAAACATAGATTCTATTAATCTGGTGGAAGTCCTCGTAAGGtaagatatatgtattattctaTGATGATAACAACGGAACCAACTGAATATTTGGTCTCTTCATTATacaattcctttcatttttattaaaataatgtaaGTCATAAGACAACTTGTTAAAGTTCTCATGCTTCATCCATACtcaattatagagagagagagagagagagagagagagagagagagagagagagagagagagagagagagagagagagagagagagaagttcgtaTAAAGAAAAGCTCAAGGCAATCATGGTCTTCAACAACACCCAGAAGCGAAACTTATACAAAGGTAAACCCTTTGAATTTATATTGGATAAGGCTTCAACGACGCCAGGCGATGCAAAACATGTGGAGTGGCTCGAGTACatattcacagaaaataaaatctgCATCGCCGAATTCTTGGCATGGACGAAGACGAAGATTATAGCTgaagaaaagttaaatgaaataaatacccTTATTCTCCAAGGACCATCGGGGACTAGCAAATCTCTAACGCTCAACTGTCTCATTGGAAAATTGAATACGGGCATCGTGATAAGATGTGGCGACCAAAACCAGTTCCACTTCTAAAATCTTCTAAATAAGTCGTATACATTATTCGAAAAACCAAGAATTTCTGAACAAACTTTAGATGACAACAAGTTACTGTTAGAAGGAGCGGACTTTGAAGTCAATGTGAAACACTCAGACCCTGAATTGCTGCAGAGGATACCAATCTTCATCTCTACAAATAAGCAAATTAATTATTGGGTACCACCGGCTGATGGAGATGCCCTGTACTCCAGAACCAAGACATTCAtcctaagaaaagaaataaaagggttCTCAGACAAACATTCTAATCAGTTTGGTCTCTACCCTCCACCAGGAAGGATCACTTCTTCAGACTTCTTGCTACTGTTTGAAAAATACAAGACACAGTGGCCCAATTAAGAAATATGAGTGAAGCAATACCgaaaaagaggagaagggggaaggaagaagaagactacGATGGAGACGGAGCAGTAGATGGAGACTTCATCCATAGGTGCATCAAactcaaagatcctgaaatgaTACATATGACCATTCGACAGCGTCGCTACTGGGAATTCACGCACACAGAAGACGGGACACTAAACTACCACATTCCACACAACTGGCTTGAATTCTTTACCTACGCAATCAAAGGAACTGATGGAACGCCCGGTAAAACTGTAAGGTGGGATAAAGTGGACACCATTGCAGAAAATTTCGGCTTAAAAATCCACAAAGCAGGCATAGTGATGCATTCTCTTATTCCTTTGCAGCAAGCCCTTACAGTGCAGTCAGGAACAGCTGTAGAAACGCTCACCATGAATACAACGCCGTACTTGGAAATATACAAACACTCAAATTGCACTTACGCTTCTTGTCAATCGAAAGATGAAAGTACTTTTGCGTTAAAAGATTGGCTGTggaatccccagatacaatagTTTGGTGAGGGAAAAGAATACGAATACTCTGCAAGAAATTTAGGAACAATGGAGCAATATCACGTTGGTGAAAGAAAAGCAAATACCATCTACCAAGATGCAGACCGGTGGTATACCTTTAGCAATCAAATAACTGCTCACAATCTTATGCCAATTCGTGGTGGAAATTTAGATTATGGTAAACCTCGTTTAggaattcaatattttcataatactCCTCATCAGTACAATTCTCTCATTGTTAGACCAAAACCTGTAAAAGGGTCTGATGGCAAATATCTTAAGTTTCATTTTTCTACTCAGGTTGATATGTTTATTGATTTAGAAATAAGACTACCTCCAGATGGTATGACTGAAACTAATCCTCATGCTCACCatcaatatttacatacattgtCTACTGTCAATTTTAATGTGTAATACAACATGCTATTTAATAAATAAAGCTTTTAATTTTACCAATATGTATCTGTAACCCTCCTATGATCATATATGAAGAAACGATGTGAAGAACTTACAATCGTTTATAAGAAGTGAAGAGATCATTCCTCATCACATCACAAAAAATAAAGGTACCTCGTCACGTCATATAATCTGTACAACAGCAGCTGCTGAccgttaagtttaaaaaaaaaagtttcgttaACTAACGAGCACCATGTACCTCAGATACTCAACTTGATAAGACCTGAAAAACTCGTCTCAACCACCCAAAGCCCTTGTAGTCCGTCGTCACTCCTGCGAAGCAGGTGCAACGTCATCAGATAAGCCAACTCCTGCAGCTGACGTCATCAATCTATGACGTCACATGTGAAGCTAAATTGGTCCTGATCGGGCTATCTTTTCGGCGGATTCTCCAAATCGTGAGCgcttgatcattattattttcttttctcgaaATATGTCTCGGATAAGATGCCGATACTCCTTTTACAAGAGATATACCTGATTCGTTGTTGCATTATTTTAATGTTACTATAAATGAATGAATCTTTATTACACATGTTTTCCTTTATGATATTTAAATGATGATGAACTATTAAAGAGTTACATTTAACCATAATTATCGTTAGTTTAAATGAGGATATTACCCACAatatgaaaatttgaaatttaatggGTTATACATATCAATAAAACGTAGATGCATTCTTTGTAAATATTCTTCTAACCAGTTCTTCTTTATGATTTTTAACCAACGTTTCATGCTTCTAGTACATCCCACGTAGTCATGTCCAGCAGTTTACGTGTTACTTTTCTCAAGAATTTTAATTTCCGTTCACATTGAAAAATAGGGAAATATTTGATATTCTACTTTTATTAACCTAAAGGAATTTCCAATACCTTAGAATgatgattgttttatttattttaagcttaTAGCAATATGTTTAAATTTGTCATTTACATCTAAAAGGCTAGAATATGTAATTGTTGAACAATTAAGTccaagcattttatttttatttctgtgattGGATTGCCAAATGTACTACAGGGACATGGGGAGAAGCTGTAGTCATATGCAGAGGAcacctaatcttttttttttcataaacgacATCTTGGATACAAATAAGAAACTAATTGATATTTTTACCTGTTAAGGATGAATGACATTTAATCaattaacattaaatgaaaataaaaatgaatttatattcGTAGACAAAATGATTTGAGTAATACTTCTGACATTTTGACTAATTATGAATAGTATCCAGTTATGATTGCTAACAAAACCCATGACTATTGTATACTTTTGGATTGTAACGAGTCTTCCAAACCAACAATGTTACTCGGACTGCTTACCTTGTCATAgcatgattgtatatatattattatgaatccTCTTTGCTTTCatcatttaaattaatatttagtaAAGTACAAACCACtcattctccttttctctctctcacatgcatcCCGCTTCTCTCGTGTTTCCTCTTGTGCTGCCCTCTTTCGTACTTTGCAGGTAATAAAACGAGTCGACGTACACGATTCGCCCCCACACACACTTCGCTCCAAGTCGGATTTGGGTCACATGGTCTCAGACGCCCTCTGACCCTGACCCAGTGTGGAGCGCTCACCTGGCGAGCTTCCCCTTTTTACTTATGTGTCTGTATGCCCCCACGTCGCAGCCCCTGGCCCTTACCTAACGCCTTGAAGAAGTCCTTTCCTTCGCCTACGCTCCAATGAAGCAGTATCTCAGGATGAAAGATAAAGTACGGAAGTGTGGTGGCAATAAACTTAAATATCATTCTTTCCCTATATCAGTGTTTGTGCAATCTTCCATTGTGATTCATTAATCCCCACAGCTGTGCCCCCTTAGAAGATTCTCTAGTCAATAGCTGTGGTTCCATAGAATGCGGCTGTGTTCATACCCTCCCCTTCTCGGTACAATAACATTTGAGCagtaatttattcattctttacCCTCTGGATAGGTTTCGTTTTATCGCTATCCCGTTAAAGGTGCGTGCGGGTTGAGCTTGACCCGAGCATCTAGAAAAATTTGCCAATAATCACTAGCTCCATTTTtgctatacatatattttctcaaATCAATTTGACCattaaaaaactactgaaaagataaacaatacccatctacaaaatcaatatttattacaaatattaaaaaaaataagtatatacaaaaaataatttacggaaatatttacaaaaaatacaaaataagctatatacacacaataattgagggaatccttcctaaaactacaatttacaggtgcaagtagggcggttgctaccagttgatttttggacataaaatacgtggtcctctagaaattttccatGAGTTGCTAGAGGTTAGTCATAAGAAAGTACTGAATGTGGGTGAGTTCGTTGAGGACCTGAGGAGGAGATtatcagctgcctggaaatttgcccaggataatttggtgttgtctcaggcctcaatgaaggaaaattatgataagaagagtAAGGCACGTTCGTTTGAGCCTGGTGAGCTTGTTTTGGTTCTGAGCACAGACtctgacaattttctggaacctaggtataaggggccttggaaggtacttcggaaattgtctgatgtcaattatgaagtggaagctcctgggaccaaacgtaagtgtcggatattccacattaatagattgaaatcttacacagttggtagacttgaccccctagctatagtatatgagccagtgtctctagtgttagaacccacgttagaagaaccagccgacttgttttgccaggtatcttcagatgctcttacagttaatatgcaaaatttggaaactttagaAAAGGGTTTGAGGCATCTGGAGGGTATccagaaggatgacatgataaaattaatatcttctttttcagacttatttcaggcctctccaggtagaacgaccttgctccaacacgatgttgatgtgggcagtgctttcccagtcaaacaaagtccttatcgattaaatccagaaaaacgtgatattg harbors:
- the LOC135195318 gene encoding uncharacterized protein LOC135195318 codes for the protein MSEAIPKKRRRGKEEEDYDGDGAVDGDFIHRCIKLKDPEMIHMTIRQRRYWEFTHTEDGTLNYHIPHNWLEFFTYAIKGTDGTPGKTVRWDKVDTIAENFGLKIHKAGIVMHSLIPLQQALTVQSGTAVETLTMNTTPYLEIYKHSNCTYASCQSKDESTFALKDWLWNPQIQ